The sequence below is a genomic window from Sorangiineae bacterium MSr12523.
CATCAAGAAGATCTATCGAACGGACCTGGTGGAGACGCACGCGCTGTCCGACCTTACGCTCCACGTGAAGGCCGGCGAGTTCGTCGCGGTGATGGGACCTTCGGGATCGGGCAAAACGACGTTTCTCAACATTGCGGGCCTGCTCGACAACTTCAATGAAGGCCAATACAGCCTCGATGGCCAAGACGTGAGTCGCCTGTCCGACGGCGAAATGTCGCGCATTCGAAATGAGAAGATTGGCTTCATCTTCCAAAGCTTCAACCTGATTCCCGATCTGGACGTCTTCGACAACGTCGACGTGCCCTTGCGCTATCGGCGCCTCCCGGCCTCCGAGCGAAAAGATCGCATCACGCGCGCCCTGGAGCAGGTGGGCCTTTCCTCGCGCACGCACCACTTGCCGTCGCAGCTCTCCGGCGGGCAGCAACAGCGCGTGGCCATCGCGCGCGTGCTCGCGGGCGATCCGAAGCTCATTTTGGCCGACGAGCCCACGGGCAATCTGGACTCGCTCATGACGCGCGAAATTCTCGACTTGCTCGAGCGCGCCAATGAACGAGGGACCACCATCGTCATGGTCACACATGGCGCCGAGTGCGCGGTGCGAGCGCACCGATTGGTTCACATCCTCGATGGGCGCGCCGTGGAGGTCGAGCGCGCGCCCTCGTTGGTGAAAGGTCAGGACTTGCGGCTCGCCGCCGCGGTGGGGTGAGCGCCCGTGCTCGGGTATCACCTCAAAATGGTGGTTCGCAGCCTGCGCCGCAGCCCGGGTTACGCGCTGCTCGTCATGGCGGGCGTCGCGCTCGGCGTTGCCGTGGCCACCATGTTCTCCACCGTGCGGCACACGTACGCCAAGGACCCGGTGCCGTCGAAATCGAGCGTGCTCTATTACGTGCGGCTCAATTCCTGGGATCCCGTCGTCCCGCACGAAGACGGGATCCCGCCGATGATCACGTACATGGACGCGATGGCCATCGTGAAGTCGAACATTCCCGTTCGACAGTCGCCCATGCTTCCGTCGGAGCTCATCGTCTCCCGCGACGACGATCGCAGCCATCCGAAGCGCGAGTCGGCGCGTTTGTGCTTTGGCGATTTCTTCGCCATGTTCAACGTGCCCTTCAAATATGGCGCGGCCTGGGACCGCAAGGCCGACGATGGGCTCGAACCCGTGGTCGTCTTGAACCAGGAAATCAACGAGCGCCTTTTTGGAGGTAGCAACAGCGTTGGAAAGCACTTGTTCATCGAGGGGCGTACCTTCCGTGTCGTCGGCGTCTTGGATCGATGGTCACCCACCATCCGCGCCTACGATCTGACGGTGGTCGACAAGGCCACGGCGCCACCCGAGTCCATCTACATGCCGTTCCACTTCCTGCGTCCGATGCAGCTGCGAAGCTCGGGGGCGTACCACGGGTGGAAAGTCGAACCGGCACCCGGTTACGAAGGCGTCCTCGCCTCGGAAACCTGTTGGTTCCAAATGTGGGTCGAGCTTGCGACCAAAAAGGACGTCGACTCGTACAAGCGATTCCTCGACGACTACGCCATGGGGCAGCGTAAGGTCGGCCGCTTTCTCGCGCGCATGGACAATCGCGTGACGCCGCTCCTCCATTGGATGATGGAACGGCAGGGGATACCGCCCGAAACGGACGCGATGACGCTCGTCGCGGTCCTTTTCTTCGTCGTGTGCTCGATGAACTTGATGGGCGTGCTCATGGCAAAGTTTCTCGCCCGGGCACCGCAGCTCGGTGTGCAGCGCGCGTTGGGGGCCAGCAAACGCGACATCTTCTTTCAGCTCGTCCTGGAGTGCGAAATCATCGCCCTTGCAGGAGGCATCGTCGGCGTCGTGCTGGCGGCCCTCGCGCTCATTGGGGTCAACCATTATGCGGAGGACATTTTCTATCGAAACGATCTCTTTCAGATCGACTGGTCGATGTTGTGGTTTGCCATCATCAGCTCCCTCGTCGCCGGATTGATCGCGGGGGTGTATCCCGCCTACCGCATCTGCCGCGTACCACCGTCCGCCTACCTTCGGCTGCAGTGACATGGATATCGATGTCGGCCCCATTTTTCGTGCGATGCTCCGGCACAAGGTCAAATTTGGCCTCATCGTGGTGGAGATTGCCTTGACCGTGGCCATCATGGCCAACAGCGCGTCGATGATCCTGCAGGCGCGCCGTGACCTGCGGATCCCCTCGGGCTTCGACGACGAGAATCTCGTCTCGGTCGTCGGGCGGCCGCTCGATCGAACGCTAACCGACCAAACGCGGATCAACGAGATGCTGCGCGAAGATCGCGAGAAGATTCGCACGATGCCCGGCGTCCGCGCGCTCGTCAACACGTACATGACTCCTTGGAGCTCGTACGGTCTCAATACCAGCTTGGTGCAGGCAGAAGGGGGCTCGGGGGAGTTCATTCGCGTGCAGATGTATCCGACCGACGAAGGACTGCTCGACACGCTGCAGGTGTCCCTCATCGAAGGACGCATGTTCACCCCGGAGGAAATCGACGAGTCGACCCGGCGCATGTACGCCGTGGAGATGAGTGAGCGCAAACCCGACGGCAGTCTCGCCATCACCTTCGACACCGACGTCATCGTCTCGGAGGCCTTTGCCCGGCGCGCGTTCGGCGAGCCGCCTTGGGTTGGGAGGACCTTCGTCGAAAGCGACCGGTCACGCTCACGTGTCGTGGGCGTAATCGATCGCTTTTACAAGCCGTACATCAACAAACACTCGCCCGTTTCCCAGTATGCTTCCTTCCATCCCTATCGCCTGGCGAGCCCGTACGCGAATGCTCGATTTCTGATTCGAACGGAGCCGGGGCGCGCGGCCGAGGTGGCGGATGCGCTTCCCGCGCGATTGTGGCGCCCCGATCAGGCCCGTGAAATCAAGGCCAAGACGATCTCGTATATCCATTATATGTATTTTGGTCCGCAGCGGCTGGTGGCCGGATCCATGGCCGTCGTGAACGTGCTCCTCGTGCTCGTGACCGCCCTCGGGGTGGCCGGGCTCACCTCGTTCTCGGTGACGGAGCGCACGCGCCAGATTGGTACGCGGCGCGCCCTGGGGGCCACGGCGGGGACCATCGTGCGGTACTTCTTGGTCGAGACATCGCTCGTCACGAGCACGGGCCTCGTCCTTGGCGCCATGTTCGCGGTGGTCCTGAACATGGCGGTGCTTTCGCTGATCGAAGGTCAAGCGAAACTCGATTTCGCGTTCCTGGCACTCAGCATGGTCCTGCTTTGGGTCGTAGGGCTCGTTTCCGCGATTTCGCCGGCCATGCGCGGCGCGCGGATTTCTCCGGCTGTGGCAACGCGGAATATTTAGCGAAGGGAGATCGTGAGAACATGCGCGTGATGAAGGTCCTGATCGTCGAAGACCAGCTTGCGGTGGCCAAGGCGCTCCAGGTTCTTCTCGAGGTGAACGATCTCGAGGCGGTGATTGCGAAGAATCCCGAAGAGGCCATCGAATGCGTCGAACGCGACGACGTCGGGGTGGTCATCCAGGATATGAACTTCAGTGAGGGCGCCACCACCGGAGCGGAAGGACTCGCGCTCTTTCGCCGGCTGCGAACGCTCGATCCGGAGTTGCCCGTGCTGGCCATGACGGCGTGGTCGTCGCTCGAGTCGGCGGTGGAAATGGTGAAGGCCGGGGCCGCGGACTACCTGGCCAAGCCGTGGGACGACGACAAGCTGGTCGCATCGGTGAAAAACCTGCTGCGCCTGCGCGAACTCGCTTTGGAGAATGCGCGCCTGCAGCACGAAAAGGCGTTTGCGCGCGAGGAGCTCGCCCGCAAGTACGAGCTTTGCGGCGTCGTGTACCGAAGTGCGGCGATGCACCGGGTGGTGTCGCTCGCAGGTCAGGTGGCGTCGGCCGACGTGCCGGTGCTCATCACGGGGCCCAATGGGGCTGGAAAAGAGATGATCGCGGAAATATTGCACGCGAACTCCCGCCGGCGCGCGGCGCCGTTCATCAAAGTGAACGCGGGGGCGCTGCCCGATGACCTTCTCGAGGC
It includes:
- a CDS encoding ABC transporter permease; translated protein: MDIDVGPIFRAMLRHKVKFGLIVVEIALTVAIMANSASMILQARRDLRIPSGFDDENLVSVVGRPLDRTLTDQTRINEMLREDREKIRTMPGVRALVNTYMTPWSSYGLNTSLVQAEGGSGEFIRVQMYPTDEGLLDTLQVSLIEGRMFTPEEIDESTRRMYAVEMSERKPDGSLAITFDTDVIVSEAFARRAFGEPPWVGRTFVESDRSRSRVVGVIDRFYKPYINKHSPVSQYASFHPYRLASPYANARFLIRTEPGRAAEVADALPARLWRPDQAREIKAKTISYIHYMYFGPQRLVAGSMAVVNVLLVLVTALGVAGLTSFSVTERTRQIGTRRALGATAGTIVRYFLVETSLVTSTGLVLGAMFAVVLNMAVLSLIEGQAKLDFAFLALSMVLLWVVGLVSAISPAMRGARISPAVATRNI
- a CDS encoding ABC transporter permease → MLGYHLKMVVRSLRRSPGYALLVMAGVALGVAVATMFSTVRHTYAKDPVPSKSSVLYYVRLNSWDPVVPHEDGIPPMITYMDAMAIVKSNIPVRQSPMLPSELIVSRDDDRSHPKRESARLCFGDFFAMFNVPFKYGAAWDRKADDGLEPVVVLNQEINERLFGGSNSVGKHLFIEGRTFRVVGVLDRWSPTIRAYDLTVVDKATAPPESIYMPFHFLRPMQLRSSGAYHGWKVEPAPGYEGVLASETCWFQMWVELATKKDVDSYKRFLDDYAMGQRKVGRFLARMDNRVTPLLHWMMERQGIPPETDAMTLVAVLFFVVCSMNLMGVLMAKFLARAPQLGVQRALGASKRDIFFQLVLECEIIALAGGIVGVVLAALALIGVNHYAEDIFYRNDLFQIDWSMLWFAIISSLVAGLIAGVYPAYRICRVPPSAYLRLQ
- a CDS encoding ABC transporter ATP-binding protein, coding for MNPRKGDLYVIGAIIVAVSLVFAMPAVRRWARADLAYAVQTSGHQGRLSFELGKRKLVVMLHMTRIKKIYRTDLVETHALSDLTLHVKAGEFVAVMGPSGSGKTTFLNIAGLLDNFNEGQYSLDGQDVSRLSDGEMSRIRNEKIGFIFQSFNLIPDLDVFDNVDVPLRYRRLPASERKDRITRALEQVGLSSRTHHLPSQLSGGQQQRVAIARVLAGDPKLILADEPTGNLDSLMTREILDLLERANERGTTIVMVTHGAECAVRAHRLVHILDGRAVEVERAPSLVKGQDLRLAAAVG